The genomic DNA CAAACAactgaaatacatttttaatgaattttcttTTGTCCCTCTTCAGCTTTTGACAAAGGGCAAAAATAGCTGGTCCCTGTCGGAGGTGGTGCACGCAATGGTCCTGCTATCACATTTCCATTCTTTATCTTCATTTGTGTTCTCCTGCGGCCTCACACAAAAGCTGGATGGCTTGTCTAGTCCGAAATTGAAgagtgctcctgctgctctggtgggagcaacagcaataacaggagcagcagcagcagcagcaggagcaggagcaggagtgccggtgccggtgtcGGTTGTGCGCCAAACCACAACAACTCCCATTCATCAGAAAACAGTTCTGGGTGAGATATCGCTCAACAACGGgagcagcggcggtggcggcacaAAGCCGGATTACAATACCCAAAATGCAGCAAGAAACAATGGAAATGCGGCCACAACAGCACCTGGCGATGGTTCTGCTGCGAgtgcgggtgctgctgctgctggtgcaggtgCAGCGGCTCTCAACGGATATTTGGGTGAGCAataagctgccgctgccattggcTTGGTTGTAAACTAATCCGCATGCATTTGCAGCAACggcacagcagctgccacagcagcatggCATCAGTGTGGAGGCTCTGATGGAGCGCATGAAGGTGCTCTCCCAGAACCAGGACGAGTGCAGCGAGGCAGAGCTGAGCAGCCGATTCAAGAATGTCGAAATGCAAACCGCTGAGCTGGCTCCAGCTGTGACGCCAGAGGCagctgtggcactgccaccgAACATCTCTCACTATGTGGACGATGCGAACTTTATTTACCAGGATTTTGCGCGTCGCGGTGCAGAGAATGTGAATACGTTTCGCATACAGGATTACTCGTGGGAGGATCACGGCTACTCGCTGGTGGATGGGTAGGCAATCGGATGAAAGTTCCTGCTCCAATGTCAGTGCTTactttctgctctctctcgcacagGCTGTACAACGATGTGGGCACCTATTTGGATGAGAAATTCCGCTCAGCCTACAATCTCACATACTGCACGATGGGCGGCATCAAGAATGTGGACACGTCCAAGTTTCGGCGTGCCATTTGGAATTATATACAATGCATCTATGGCATACGACACGATGATTACGACTACGGGGAGGTGAATCAGGTAGGATTTTACATTTATCGATTATTTATCGATGAAAACTCATTGGCAAATCCCTTTCCAGCTACTTGTGCGTCCgctgaaaatgtttattaagaCAGCCTGTTGCTTTCCCGAGCGTATTACCACCAAGGATTATGATAGTGTGCTTGTCGAGCTGCAGGACAGTGAAAAGGCAAGTCCATGAGCATTAAGCAGGCATAAATTATCAACTAATTCAAACGATTTCACTCTCTGCAGGTTCATGTGAATCTGATGATAATGGAAGCCCGTAATCAGGCCGAGTTACTCTATGCTCTGCGCGAGATAATGCGCTATATGACTTGATCTCATTAAGTGAATAAAACTCTACATAATATGCGtatactacacacacacaaaacacccacacatacacatgcaaacatgaaacattttgttatttttgaaAGTGCAACAGAAACGCAGCGAAGGGAAGaggcaacagaagcagcaacaaggaACAATGAtttgtgc from Drosophila subobscura isolate 14011-0131.10 chromosome E, UCBerk_Dsub_1.0, whole genome shotgun sequence includes the following:
- the LOC117891210 gene encoding sestrin homolog — protein: MDYAVDFYADMGQIARDCAATDFDMDDLDDLDQVTQVIGYHPHFHDHFLRTQNFIMKGDGPLPNDYRYYLAIIAAARHQCPYLVKRYEKEFINQGGSSDWLRGLNHIPAKLRAIYDINKILAHRPWLLRKEHIELLTKGKNSWSLSEVVHAMVLLSHFHSLSSFVFSCGLTQKLDGLSSPKLKSAPAALVGATAITGAAAAAAGAGAGVPVPVSVVRQTTTTPIHQKTVLGEISLNNGSSGGGGTKPDYNTQNAARNNGNAATTAPGDGSAASAGAAAAGAGAAALNGYLATAQQLPQQHGISVEALMERMKVLSQNQDECSEAELSSRFKNVEMQTAELAPAVTPEAAVALPPNISHYVDDANFIYQDFARRGAENVNTFRIQDYSWEDHGYSLVDGLYNDVGTYLDEKFRSAYNLTYCTMGGIKNVDTSKFRRAIWNYIQCIYGIRHDDYDYGEVNQLLVRPLKMFIKTACCFPERITTKDYDSVLVELQDSEKVHVNLMIMEARNQAELLYALREIMRYMT